The Novosphingobium sp. Gsoil 351 genome contains the following window.
GAACGCCCGGCCGAGGTCGCGTGGCTCTCCGATGCCGAGAAATCCTGGATAGATGGCGAACTGGCGCGCGAGCAGGCGCGGATCGGTGATCCCCGGCATCATGGCGTGCTCGCCGCGATGCGCAATCCGCGCGTGCTCCAGCTTGGCGGACTGGGACTGCTGCTGATCGGTTCCATCACCACGCTTGTGCTCAACGCCCCGCTGGTGCTGACCGCGGCAACGGGCTGGTCGACCGGTGAGGCGGGCTGGATCGTCAGTCTTGGCGGGTTGCTCGGAGCAGCGACGATCATTTGGGCGGGCAATTCCGCGGATCGCCGCAATTCCCGGTTTCCCGATGCGTTGGTCTATAGCGCGCTGCTGACCCTGGCCCTGCTGGTCCTGGCGTTTTCGCCGAGCCCGGCCGTCACCATCGCCGCCTACATGCTGTTCGCGGTCGCCTGTTTCACCATTCCCATGCTGACCTCCTCGGGCTGGGCGGAGCTGCTGTCGGCGCGCGAGCTGGCGGTAGGCGCGGCGGCGATCAACACGCTGTCGCAGATCGGCGCGTTCGTCACTCCGTTCGCCTGGGGCGTGCTCAAGGACGCCAGCGGCGATTTCCGCGCCGGGCTGCTGCTGCTGACGGGGCTGGCGCTGGGACTTACGCTGATGCTGTGGCAGCTCTGCCGCCAATTGCGCCGGGGTCTGGCGACGGCGTTGCCCGCGTAGGAAAAATTGGTCGGGACGAGAGGATTCGAACCTCCGACCCCCACACCCCCAGTGTGATGCGCTACCAGGCTGCGCTACGTCCCGACCGGCCGGGTACGCCTGAGGCGGCCCGGGGAGGCGCGCTATAGGCCCGGGGCTGCGGGTTGGCAAGGCAGCGCAAAAGGCGTTCGATTGCCTTGCCCCGGCATTGCTGCTAGGCGCGCACCCGCTGCGACCGGACGACCCGGCCCCGCGCAATTCCGGGCTTCGGCCCGCCGTTTTCAAGCCATTCGAAAGCACCGATGTCCACCTCCTCGCTCCTTCCCATGTTGTCCAGCGCCGCCGCCGCGGGGTCGCGCCGGCCCCTCCCGCCTGGCTCCAGTTCCTGCCGCTGGTGGCGATGGGGCTGATCTTCTGGCTCTTGATCATCCGCCCGCAGATGCGCCGTCAAAAGGAGCATCAGGCCAAGGTCGCGGGGCTGCAGAAGGGCGACCAGGTGGTCACCGCGGGCGGGCTGATCGCCAAGGTCCTGCGGGTCGACGAGCACTACGTCGATCTCGAGCTGGCGCCGGGCGTCAAGGTCAAGGCGGTCAAGTCGACGATCGGCGACATCGTGCCCCCCGGCGGCGCGCAGCCCGCCAACGACTGACGTTCCCAGCCGCGGCCTTCTCCGCCGCGTGAATCCCGTTTCGAAAGTTTCCGCATGCTCGATTTTCCCCGCTGGAAGGTCATCTGGCTTTGGGCCCTGGCGCTCGTCTGCGCTGCCGCCGCGCTGCCCTCGCTGGCCAGCGTCGCCGGCATTCCGTGGCCCGCCGCGCTGCCGAATCCCAAGGTCAACCTCGGCCTCGACCTCGCGGGCGGGAGCCACATCCTGCTTGAGGCCGACGCAAGCCAGGTCGCTCGCCAGCGGCTCGAATCGATGGAGGAAAACGTCCGTCAGAAGTTCCGCACGGCGCAACCGCGGATCCAGGTGGGCGAGATTTCCAATCGCGGCGGCGCGCTGTCGTTCGTCGTCCCCGATCCCAGCCAGGTCGACGCCGCGCGCGAACAGGTGCTGCCGCTGACCAGCGGCGCGGGGCTGACCGGGCAGCGCGACTGGGATATCCAGGTGATCGACGGCAACCGCTTCGTCCTGACCCCGACCCAGGCCGGGATCGATCTGGCGGTCACCCAGGCGATGGACACCGCCACCGAAGTGGTGCGCAAGCGGATCGACGCGCTGGGCACGCGCGAGCCGACGATCATCCGCCAGGGCGCGCAGCGGATCGTGGTCCAGGTGCCCGGGCTGAAGGACCCCTCGGCGCTCAAGGCGCTGCTCGGGCAGACCGCCAAGCTGGAATTCAAGCTGGTCGACACCACCGCGATCCCCAGCGACGTGGCCCAGGGCATCGCCCCGCCGGGCAGCCAGATCGTGCCGTTCGCCGATGCCAAGGCGGGGCAGGGCCAGACCGCGATCGCGGTCAAGCGGCTCGGCGGGATCAAGGGCGATTCGCTGACCAACGCCCAGCAGAGCTTCGAGCCGCAGACCAACGCGCCGGTCGTCAGCATCACCTTCGATTCCGAAGGCGGGGCCAAGTTCGCGCGGCTGACCACCGAAAACGTCAACCGCCCGTTCGCGATCATACTCGACGGCAAGGCGATCTCGGCCCCCAACATCAACGAGCCGATCCTGGGCGGCAGCGCGCAGATTTCGGGCAACTTCACCGTGGAGACCGCCAACCAACTGGCCATCGCGCTGCGTTCCGGCGCGCTGCCGGTCGATCTCAAGGTGGTCGAGGAGCGGACGGTCGGGCCCGATCTCGGCGCCGATTCGATCCGCAAGGGCCTGATCGCATTCGGCATCGGCATGGCCGCGCTGATGGCGTTCATGCTCGTCACCTACGGCCGGTTCGGGGTCTACACCTGCGTCGCGCTGATCCTCAACACCTTGATGATCCTGGGGATCATGGCGGTGGTCAACACCACCCTGACGCTGCCGGGCATCGCCGGTTTCGTGCTCACGATCGGCGCCGCGGTCGACGCCAACGTGCTGATCAACGAGCGCATCCGCGAGGAGCGCAAGCGCGGGCGCAAGGTCGTCCAGGCGGTCGAGTTCGGCTACAAGGAAGCGCGCAGCGCGATCTTCGACGGCAACATCACCAACATCATCGCCGCGGTGCTGATGTTCCTGTTCGGCTCGGGGCCGGTGAAGGGGTTCGCCGTCGTGCTGATCATCGGCATCGCCACATCGGTGTTCACCGCGGTCACGCTGACCCGGATGTGGGTCGCCCACTGGCTGCGCCGCGCGCGGCCGAACGACCTGGTTTTGTGAGACTCGTCCGATGAAACTGCTCAAGCTCGTCCCCGACGACACCAACATCCGGTTCCTGCGCTGGCGGATCCCGTTCTACACGATCAGCCTGCTGCTGATGGCCGCCAGCCTGACGCTGGTGTTCACCAAGGGCCTCAACCTGGGGGTGGATTTCGTCGGCGGGCAGATGATCCGCACGACCTTTACCCAAAGCGCGGTCGCGCCGGTCGCCGAGCTGCGCGAGCAGGTGGGTGCGCTCGGCTATGGCGAGCCGATCATCCAGCAGTTCGGCAAGCCCAACGAAATCTCGATCCGGATGCGGCTGCCCGAAGGCGCCACCTCCGATCCCGGTCTGTCCGATGCCATGGCGCGCAAGATCACCGCGACGCTGAAGGCCGCGCATCCCGACGTGCGGATCGATGGGGTCGACAGCGTATCGGGCAAAGTATCGGGCGAATTGTTCCGCACGGGCATGACCGCGCTGATCGCGGCGATGATCGCCATTTCCATCTACATCTGGATTCGCTTCGAGTGGCAGTTCGGCATCGGCGCGCTGTTTTCGCTGGCGCACGACGTGACGCTGACCCTTGGGCTGTTCGCGCTCACCCAGATGGAATTCGACCTCAACATCGTGGCCGCATTGCTCACGCTGATCGGGTATTCGCTCAACGACACCATCGTGGTCTACGACCGCATCCGCGAAAGCCTGAAGAAGTACCGCCGGATGCCGCTGCCCGAACTGCTCGATCTTTCGGTCAACGAAACGCTCAGCCGGACGGTGATGACCTCGCTGTCGGTGCTGGTCACGTTGCTGGCGCTGCTGCTGTTCGGGCCGAACGTGATCTTCGGTTTCACCGCCGCGATCACTTTCGGCATCTTCGTCGGCACCTACAGCTCGATCTATATGGCGGCGCCGATCCTGATCTGGCTCAAGGTCACTTCGCGCAGCTTCGTCCCCGGCGAGAGCGCGGTGGACAAGCAGGAAGCCGCGGCGCGCGCGCAGGGCTAGCCGCTGGCGATCAGCCGATCGTAGTAGGCGCTGAGCGCAGCGGCGTTCTCGTCCCAACTGAAGTTTTCGACCGTCGCGGCGACGGCTTCGCGAGGCGGTGGGCCGGCGAGCACGTCGGCCACCCCTGCTGCGATTGCCGCAGGGTCTCGCGCTACGATGCGTCCCGCGACAGGCGAGGTCAGCAGTTCTCGCGCGCCCCCGGCGTCGGCGATCACGATCGGGGTGCCGCAGGCCAGCGCCTCGACCCACGCGTTGGCGAGCCCTTCGCTGGCCGCTGGAAGAACCATCGCGTCGGCGGCGGTGAGCAGGTGCGGCAGCAGGTCGTGCTGTACTGAACCGAGCAGGTGAACCCGCTCGCCCACCCCGAGCGCGCCGGCCAGCTTGCGCAGCGCTGCTTCGTCCGCGCCGGTGCCGGCAAGCGCGAGCCGCACATCGGCGGGGAGCGCGGCCAGCGCGCGGATCGCGAGCGCCTGACCCTTGCGCGCGATGAGCGCGCCGACCGACACCAGCAGCCGGCCGTCACCGGGCACGCCGAGCGCGGCGATCTCGGCGCGCGAGCGATCCCGGTCGCGGACCCGGAACTGCGCACGGTCCAGCCCGGTATAGTGCACCGCGATTGTGTCTTCGGGCATGTCCAACGCGACCATGTCGGCCTTGAGCGCCTGCGAAACCGCCAGCAGGCCCGCCGCCTGGCGCGCGGCGTCTAGCATCCGCCGCCGGGCGAAGCCTTGCGCGCCCCAATAATGGATGTCCGCGCCGCGCGCCTTGATCGACAGCGGCAATCCCAGCGCGCGCGCGATTTTCGCCGCGGCCGGCCCGTCGGGGTAGAAGAACTGCGCGTCGACCAGCGCGAACGGGTGTTCGCCATGGAGCCGCCGCGCGATCGGCAGCACGCGGCGCGCAATCAGCGAGGGGTTCCACCGCGCGCTCAGCGCCGGCACCAGCGCAAAGCGCGGGCGCAGCACCGTGACACCGCTTTCGACCGCGTCGCTCGCCGCCCGGGCCAGCGCGGCATAACGCCCGGCGGCGACTGGCGGCAGCCCGATCGGGTTGATCACCGTCACGTCCCAGTCGCCGCGCGCCGCCAACGCCTCGAACTGACGCGCGACGAATGTGCCGAATGTCGGCCGTTCCGCGTTGGGATAGAGCGTCGCGATGCAGAGGGCGCGGGGCACGGCTCAGCCCTTCAAAATCCGCTCATCCCGAGCGAATTCGAGGGATCGCGCGCAAGGCCCAACCGTTGTGCAAGATGTCTCGACTTCGCTCGACATGAGCAGGGGTGCTTTCAGCAGCCTGGCGGTCGAAGCCCTCACAACTTCCTGACGAGCATTTCCGCGACCCCCAGCCATGCCGGGCCGTCGATCACCATCTGGCGTTGGCCGGGGCCGGGCGGGAGCAGGGCGATGCGATTGCCTTGACGGTCGATCATCCGCCCGAAGGCGAAGCGCCCTGCGGAGCGCGGGGCGAGCACGTCGCGGTTGAGCGCCTTGGCGAAATCGCCGGGTTCGCACTTGCGCAACCAGACCTGATCCCCGCTGCGATATTCGCCAGCGCCGGCATCGACCGCCATCGCCAGCAGCGCGCCGTCGCCACCCAAGGCGCTGGGGAGCAGCGCCTCAATCGGCTTGCTCAGCGGCTCGGGCCCATTCTCGCCCAAGCGCGCGATGAGCTGAATGCCCTCGTGGCGGTCGCGCCGTACCAGCAATTCGGGTTCGACCGCCAGGGCGGCGGCGATCTTGTTCATCCAATCGAGCGACAGGTTGCGCATGCCCGTCTCGAGCCGCCCGATCGTCTGCGCGGTGGTCGGCGGCGAACAGCGCGCGGCGACATCGGCCAAGGTCATGCGCTTCTGCTTGCGGACGTCGCGGATGCGATTGATCATGGGGACAGCCTTTAACCGGATCGGTTTTTAACTTTCCTACATGTTGGTTGCTTTGGCAAGCGGGTTGGACCCTTAACCAACCGCGGAGTTGCCCGATGCCGCAGACCCTTGCCGAGCGCGAACTCACTTCCGAAGGCCCCCGCCGCGGGGCTGGAGTCGCCAAAGGCCGGCGCAGCGTGACGGTCAATCTCGGCGAATCGCCGCTGACCTGGTTGCACGCGCGCGGGCATCTCAGCGACCGCCAATTCGCCGCCGGAGAGCGCTTGCGGGCCGACTGGGAGCGGGCGCAGCTGGCGCCTTGCGTCACGATGAAGTGGCACCCGGTGCGAGGCGGGGGCGGCGGCCTGTCACCCGCAGAGCGGCAGATCGCCGCCAAGGCCCGGTTCGACGGCGCGGTGGCGATGGCTGGGCCGGGACTGGCCGATATCCTGTGGCGCGTCGTCTGCGCGGGCGAGAGCCTGCCGGTCGCCGAGAAGGGGCTGGCCTGGCCGGTGCGCAGCGGCAAGCTGGTGTTGCGCCTGGCGCTCGACCGGGTGGCTGATTTTTATTGCCTAGGATAGTGGTCCAAGTGGTCCACGATCCTTGCACCCATCTGCCGCTCCTGCCAAACCGGTCGCAATAGAAACGAAAATTCGGGACGCGATCATGGATAGACGGACTTTCATCGCCTCCGCCGGCGCGGCTGCAACGCTTGGCCACGGCGATATAGTGCTGGCGGCGCCCGCCGCGCGGGGCGACGCCGCGTTGTCGGCCACGCTCGATGCCGAATTCAACGACGATATCGTCAACAACCCCGAGGATGCGACCGGGCTGGGCCTGGACAGGGGCAAGCTCGCCGCACTCAAATCAAGGCTCCAGCCGCGCACGAAGGCCTGGCGCGACCGTGAACTGGCGCGCAATCAGCGTTGGCTCAAGCGGGTGCGCGCTTTCGATCCCGCCAGCTTGTCCGGAGCGGCACGACTCTGGCGCGAGCAGACGATCTACGATCTCGAGCAGAAGACCGTCGCGCCGGCAAGGTTCGGGATAAACTCGGTGCAGCGGCCCTACCGGATATTCCAGCAGGGCGGATCGTACTTCTCGATCCCCGACTTCCTCAATTCTCAGCACACGATCGAGAGCGCGGCGGACGCAGGGGCCTATCTTGCCCGGCTCGATGCGTTCGCCACGGCGCTCGATCAGGATACCGCCGAACAGAAAGCGCAATCGCGGCGCGGGTTCACGGCCCCGGGATGGTCGATCGACCTGACGCTGGGGCAGATGAACAAGTTGCGCGGCCAGCAGGCCGAGGGCAGCGCGCTGGTCCAGTCGCTGGTCCGGCGTGCGGCGGCGAAGGGCATCGCGGGCGACTGGCAAGCCCGCGCGGCGAGCATCGTCAACCGGCGGATCTATCCGGCGCTTGATCGCCAGATCGCCCTCATGGAAACGCTGCGCAAATCGACCGCGGCCGGCGATGGAGCCTGGCGTCTGCCACGTGGCGACGAGATTTACGCCGCCGCGCTGGCCCAGGCGACCACCACGACGCTCTCGCCGGACGAGGTCCACCAGATCGGGCTCGATCAGGTGGCCGATATTTCCGCGCAGCTCGATGGCATCCTGCGCACCGCGGGTCTGACGAAGGGCGGGGTCGGCGAGCGCCTCGCCGCGCTCAACGTGCGGCCCGATCAGCTCTATCCCGACAGCGATGCCGGGCGGAAGGCGCTGATCGCCGATCTCAATGCCGGGGTGAAGGACATGTATGCCCGGCTGCCGCAGGCGTTCTCGACCGTGCCGCAACAGCCGCTGGAGATCCGCGCCGTGCCGGTGGACATCCAGGACGGCGCCTCGAACGGATACTACAACCGCGCCTCGCTCGACGGCAAGCGGCCGGCGATCTACTGGATCAACCTCAAGAGCGTGGGCGACTGGCCCAAGTATTCGCTGCCCTCGCTGACCTATCACGAGGGCGTCCCCGGCCATCACCTGCAGGGCAGCATCGCCCAGCTATCGGGCGCGGTGCCGATGATCATCCGCAACAACTTCATCTCCGCCTATGGCGAGGGCTGGGCGCTGTATGCCGAGCAACTGGCCGACGAACTGGGCGCCTATTCGGGAATCGAGCGGGCGGGTTACCTGCAATCGTTCCTGTTCCGCGCCAGCCGCCTGGTGATCGACACCGGTCTCCACCACAAGCGCTGGACCCGCAAGCAGGCGACCGATTACATGGTCACGACCACCGGCTTCGCCCGTCCCCGCAGCCAGCGCGAGGTCGAGCGCTACTGCACCCAGCCGGGGCAGGCCTGCAGCTACAAGATCGGCCACACCGCCTGGGTCAAGAACCGCCAGAAGGCGCAGGCCGCGCTGGGGCCGCGGTTCGACCTCAAGTGGTTTCACGATGTGCTGAACGACGGGGTGATGCCGCTATCGATGCTGGACGCGCGGGTCGATCAGCGGATCGCCGAGCGGTTGAAGACGATGCGGTGAGGGCTGCTCTCTCCCCTTCAGGGGAGAGATGCGAAGGCTTGCCGACTGGTCGGCTAGCCGAAGTTGAGAGGGGCATGTCCGATGCTTTTCGCACATCCCCCTCTTCAGCCCTCGACCAGCTCCGCCAGTTCGAGCCAGCGTTCCTCCGCCGCGTCCTTCTCCGCCCGCGCGGTTTCGACCGCTCTGGTCAGCGCGGCGAACCTGGCCGGGTCGGCGGCGTAAAGCGCGGGATCGTGCAGGGCTTCCTCGTCGCGCAGGATCGCCGCTTCGAGTTCCTCGATCCGGGTCGGCAAAAGCTCGTAGTCGCGCTGGTCTTTGTAGGTCAACTTGCCCTTGCGCGCCGGAGGCGGCGGCGCGGGCGCATCGCGACTTCGCTCGACGCGGGCGGTGGTGGTGGGGCGTTCCTCGGCTTTGCGCCGCGCCTCCCAATCGGCATAGCCCCCCGCGACGATGTCCACCTTGCCGCTGCCGTCGAGCCCCAGCGTCACCGTTACCGTGCGATCGAGGAAGTCGCGGTCGTGGCTGACGATCAGGACGGTGCCGTCGTAGTCGGCGATGACCTCCTGGAGCAGGTCGAGCGTTTCCAGATCGAGGTCGTTTGTCGGCTCGTCGAGCACCAGCAGGTTGGATTTGCGAGCGAATTCACGGGCCAGCAACAGCCGCGACTGCTCCCCGCCCGAAAGCGTGCCGACCTTGGCGTCGATCAGCCCGGGCTCGAACAGGAAATCCTTGAGGTAGCCCTGGACATGCTTGCGCACCCCGCGCACGTCGAGCCAGTCGCCGCCCTCGGCCAGCACGTCGCGCAGGGTCTTTTCGGGGCTGAGCACGCTGCGCTGCTGGTCGATCAACACCCCGGCCAGTGTTTTGGCCAGCGTCACCGTTCCCGTGTCGGGCTCCAGCGCGCCCGTCAGCAGTCTCAGCAGGGTCGTCTTTCCCGAACCGTTCGCGCCGACCACGCCGATGCGGTCGCCGCGCTGGATGCGGAGCGAGAAGTCCTTGATGATCGCCCGCTCGCCAAATCGCTTGGTGACCTTCTCCGCGACGATCACCGACTTGGTCCGCACCTCGTCGCTGCTCAACTTGAGCTTGGCCGCACCCTGGGGCGCCAGCATCGCCGCTCTCTGCGCGCGCATTTCCCACAGCTTCTCGAGTCGCCCCTGGTTGCGCTTGCGCCGCGCCGTTACCCCGCGCTCGAGCCAGTGCGCCTCGAGCTTGAGCCTGGCGTCGAGCCGGTCGGCGTTGCGCGCTTCCTCGGCATAGACCTGATCCTCCCAAGCTTCGTATCCGCCGAAGCCGATGTCCCTGCGGCGCAGCGCGGTGCGGTCGAGCCAGATCGTCGAGCGGGTCAGCCGGGTGAGGAAGGTGCGGTCGTGGCTGATCGTCACGAACGCGCCGGTATAGCGTTGCAGCCAGCTTTCGAGCCAGTCGATCGCCGCGAGATCGAGGTGGTTGGTCGGCTCGTCGAGCAGCAGCACGTCGGGGTCCATCGCCAGCGCGCGGGCCAGCGCGGCGCGGCGCCGTTCGCCCCCGCTGGCGGTAGCGGCGGCGCGGTCCATCGCGATGCCGAGCTGGCCGGCGATGGCCTCGATCTGGTGGCGCTCGGGCGCGTCCGCCCCTGCCAGCGCGAAGTCCATCAGCGTGGCGAACCCGGTGAAATCCGGGTCCTGTTCGAGCAGGACCACCTTCGTTCCCGGCTGGATCGAGCGCTTGCCCTTGTCCGGCTCGATCTGGCTGGCGATCAGCCGCAGCAGCGTGGTCTTGCCCGCGCCGTTGCGCCCGATCAGCGCCAACCGGTCGCGCGGGCCGATGTGCAGGTCGAGGTCACGGAACAGCCAGCGCCCGCCCTGCTGGAGCGAAAGTCCTTCCCAAGAGAGTACGGGTGCGGCGGCCATAGGGTTGGGGCGGTTAGCGGGACGGGGCGGGAACGTCCAGCGGGGTGGCCTGTTCAGGCAGCGAACAGGTATTTCGCGCCATTCGATCCCGCGAACCCATCAACCCCGTCCGCTCATCCCGAGCGAAGTCGAGGGATGTGGCACGAGGCTTCAGCCTGGCGCGGGATGTCTCGACTTCGCTCGATATGAGCGCGAAAAGGAACTCTGCATGAAATCCGTACTGCTCGCCGCCTCCGCCCTGATCGCCACTCCCGCGCTGGCCGCCAACGTCGATATCGCGGTGCAAGGCCCGGTGGTCGAGATCACCGCCAGTGAGACCGTGCAGTCTGAACCCGACCGGGCGACCGTCGGCGCGGGCGTCACCACCCGCGCGCGCACTGCGGTGCAGGCGATGCGCGACAACGCGAACAAAATGGATGCAGTAATAGGGCAACTGAGGGGATTGGGGATCGCGCGCGAGGACATCCAGACCTCGGGCGTCAACCTCAACGCGGCGTTCCAATACAACAACAATAACACCCCACCGGTCTTTCAGGGCTACGACGTGACCAATCAGGTCAGCGTCACGCTGAAGGACATCGCCAAGATCGGCGCGACGCTCGACGCGCTGGTCGCGGCGGGGGCCAACAACATCAACGGCCCGTACTTCAGCCGCGATGACGACAAGGCGCAACGCGGGATCGCCCGCGAAACCGCCTTCAAGTCCGCCGAAGAGCAGGCCCGCGACTATGCCCGGATGGCGGGCTACACCAACCTGCGGCTGCTGAGCGTGGAAGAGACCCTGCAACGAGGCGTGCCGATCCCCTTCGACGTCGCCAACCAGGCCGCGATCCGGGTAACCGCCGCGAAGGTCACGCCGATCGAACCGGGCCGCGTGGGCACGAGCGTTCAGCTCACCGCCAAATACGAGATGACGCGCTAGCCTGAACGGCGGGGACCGCGGGCATTCACGGGTTGTTCAATGCGCCAAGTCTAGGCACAGCCGCACAATGACCCGGGTCGCCCGCCTCCTCCTCGCCGCACTCGCCGTGGCCACGCCGTTAACGGCGCAGGCCGCCCCGCGGCGCGACGCGCAGGGCGAGGTGCGCAAGGACATGCGCGAGGGCAAGGTCAGCAGCCTGCGCGACATCGAGCGCCGCGTGCTGCCCGCGATGTCGGGGATGCAGTACCTCGGCCCCGAATACGATCCCACGGCGATGGCCTACCGGCTCAAGTTCATCCGCGACGGGCGGGTCGTGTTCGTCGATGTCGATGCGCGCAGCGGCCAGGTTCTGAACCAGCGTTGACGGCGGGTTTCTTGCCCGCGCGCTTGACCGGATTGGCTCCAAACCCCATTTGCCGCGTTATATTGAGTGCCGGGAACATGCCGGTCGCCACAGGGGACCCTGGATGCGCATCCTGATCGTCGAAGATGAGCCAACGCTCGGCAAGCAGCTCAAGTCCACGCTCGAACAGAACGGCTATGCCGTCGATCTCTCGGTCGATGGCGAGGACGGCCACTACATGGGCTCGAGCGAGGATTACGACGCGGTGATCCTCGATCTCGGCCTGCCCGAGATCGACGGGCTGACCGTGCTCGGCATGTGGCGCAAGGAAGGCCGGCGCTTTCCCGTGCTGGTGCTGACCGCACGCGATTCCTGGTCCGACAAGGTCGCCGGGCTCGACGCCGGGGCCGACGACTATCTCGCCAAGCCGTTCCAGACCGAGGAGCTGATCGCCCGCCTGCGCGCGCTGATCCGCCGCGCCTCGGGCAATTCGTCGTCCGAACTGACCGCGGGCGATGTCCGGCTGGATACGCGCTCGGGCCGGGTCACGCTCGATGGCGAGCCGGTCAAGCTGACCGCGCAGGAATACAAGCTGCTGTCCTACCTGCTCCATCACAAGGGCAAGGTGGTCAGCCGCACCGAGCTGATCGAGCATATCTACGATCAGGATTTCGAC
Protein-coding sequences here:
- the secF gene encoding protein translocase subunit SecF, with the protein product MKLLKLVPDDTNIRFLRWRIPFYTISLLLMAASLTLVFTKGLNLGVDFVGGQMIRTTFTQSAVAPVAELREQVGALGYGEPIIQQFGKPNEISIRMRLPEGATSDPGLSDAMARKITATLKAAHPDVRIDGVDSVSGKVSGELFRTGMTALIAAMIAISIYIWIRFEWQFGIGALFSLAHDVTLTLGLFALTQMEFDLNIVAALLTLIGYSLNDTIVVYDRIRESLKKYRRMPLPELLDLSVNETLSRTVMTSLSVLVTLLALLLFGPNVIFGFTAAITFGIFVGTYSSIYMAAPILIWLKVTSRSFVPGESAVDKQEAAARAQG
- a CDS encoding helix-turn-helix domain-containing protein, translating into MINRIRDVRKQKRMTLADVAARCSPPTTAQTIGRLETGMRNLSLDWMNKIAAALAVEPELLVRRDRHEGIQLIARLGENGPEPLSKPIEALLPSALGGDGALLAMAVDAGAGEYRSGDQVWLRKCEPGDFAKALNRDVLAPRSAGRFAFGRMIDRQGNRIALLPPGPGQRQMVIDGPAWLGVAEMLVRKL
- a CDS encoding glycosyltransferase — its product is MPRALCIATLYPNAERPTFGTFVARQFEALAARGDWDVTVINPIGLPPVAAGRYAALARAASDAVESGVTVLRPRFALVPALSARWNPSLIARRVLPIARRLHGEHPFALVDAQFFYPDGPAAAKIARALGLPLSIKARGADIHYWGAQGFARRRMLDAARQAAGLLAVSQALKADMVALDMPEDTIAVHYTGLDRAQFRVRDRDRSRAEIAALGVPGDGRLLVSVGALIARKGQALAIRALAALPADVRLALAGTGADEAALRKLAGALGVGERVHLLGSVQHDLLPHLLTAADAMVLPAASEGLANAWVEALACGTPIVIADAGGARELLTSPVAGRIVARDPAAIAAGVADVLAGPPPREAVAATVENFSWDENAAALSAYYDRLIASG
- a CDS encoding ABC-F family ATP-binding cassette domain-containing protein; protein product: MAAAPVLSWEGLSLQQGGRWLFRDLDLHIGPRDRLALIGRNGAGKTTLLRLIASQIEPDKGKRSIQPGTKVVLLEQDPDFTGFATLMDFALAGADAPERHQIEAIAGQLGIAMDRAAATASGGERRRAALARALAMDPDVLLLDEPTNHLDLAAIDWLESWLQRYTGAFVTISHDRTFLTRLTRSTIWLDRTALRRRDIGFGGYEAWEDQVYAEEARNADRLDARLKLEAHWLERGVTARRKRNQGRLEKLWEMRAQRAAMLAPQGAAKLKLSSDEVRTKSVIVAEKVTKRFGERAIIKDFSLRIQRGDRIGVVGANGSGKTTLLRLLTGALEPDTGTVTLAKTLAGVLIDQQRSVLSPEKTLRDVLAEGGDWLDVRGVRKHVQGYLKDFLFEPGLIDAKVGTLSGGEQSRLLLAREFARKSNLLVLDEPTNDLDLETLDLLQEVIADYDGTVLIVSHDRDFLDRTVTVTLGLDGSGKVDIVAGGYADWEARRKAEERPTTTARVERSRDAPAPPPPARKGKLTYKDQRDYELLPTRIEELEAAILRDEEALHDPALYAADPARFAALTRAVETARAEKDAAEERWLELAELVEG
- the secD gene encoding protein translocase subunit SecD; protein product: MLDFPRWKVIWLWALALVCAAAALPSLASVAGIPWPAALPNPKVNLGLDLAGGSHILLEADASQVARQRLESMEENVRQKFRTAQPRIQVGEISNRGGALSFVVPDPSQVDAAREQVLPLTSGAGLTGQRDWDIQVIDGNRFVLTPTQAGIDLAVTQAMDTATEVVRKRIDALGTREPTIIRQGAQRIVVQVPGLKDPSALKALLGQTAKLEFKLVDTTAIPSDVAQGIAPPGSQIVPFADAKAGQGQTAIAVKRLGGIKGDSLTNAQQSFEPQTNAPVVSITFDSEGGAKFARLTTENVNRPFAIILDGKAISAPNINEPILGGSAQISGNFTVETANQLAIALRSGALPVDLKVVEERTVGPDLGADSIRKGLIAFGIGMAALMAFMLVTYGRFGVYTCVALILNTLMILGIMAVVNTTLTLPGIAGFVLTIGAAVDANVLINERIREERKRGRKVVQAVEFGYKEARSAIFDGNITNIIAAVLMFLFGSGPVKGFAVVLIIGIATSVFTAVTLTRMWVAHWLRRARPNDLVL
- a CDS encoding DUF885 family protein, encoding MDRRTFIASAGAAATLGHGDIVLAAPAARGDAALSATLDAEFNDDIVNNPEDATGLGLDRGKLAALKSRLQPRTKAWRDRELARNQRWLKRVRAFDPASLSGAARLWREQTIYDLEQKTVAPARFGINSVQRPYRIFQQGGSYFSIPDFLNSQHTIESAADAGAYLARLDAFATALDQDTAEQKAQSRRGFTAPGWSIDLTLGQMNKLRGQQAEGSALVQSLVRRAAAKGIAGDWQARAASIVNRRIYPALDRQIALMETLRKSTAAGDGAWRLPRGDEIYAAALAQATTTTLSPDEVHQIGLDQVADISAQLDGILRTAGLTKGGVGERLAALNVRPDQLYPDSDAGRKALIADLNAGVKDMYARLPQAFSTVPQQPLEIRAVPVDIQDGASNGYYNRASLDGKRPAIYWINLKSVGDWPKYSLPSLTYHEGVPGHHLQGSIAQLSGAVPMIIRNNFISAYGEGWALYAEQLADELGAYSGIERAGYLQSFLFRASRLVIDTGLHHKRWTRKQATDYMVTTTGFARPRSQREVERYCTQPGQACSYKIGHTAWVKNRQKAQAALGPRFDLKWFHDVLNDGVMPLSMLDARVDQRIAERLKTMR
- a CDS encoding MFS transporter, producing the protein MRETTSEAGRSAMRKALWRIVPLIALAYLCAYTDRVNVGFAAAQMNADLGFSATVYGLGGGLFFLGYALFEVPSNLMAVRYGSRAWLARIMITWGLLSAAMMFVATPWQFYTVRFLLGVAEAGFYPGVIFYFSHWFPACHRGRAVSRFYVASPLSSVLLGGVSGWLLALDGRSGLEGWQWLFLVQGLPSVFVGLLVWRYLPERPAEVAWLSDAEKSWIDGELAREQARIGDPRHHGVLAAMRNPRVLQLGGLGLLLIGSITTLVLNAPLVLTAATGWSTGEAGWIVSLGGLLGAATIIWAGNSADRRNSRFPDALVYSALLTLALLVLAFSPSPAVTIAAYMLFAVACFTIPMLTSSGWAELLSARELAVGAAAINTLSQIGAFVTPFAWGVLKDASGDFRAGLLLLTGLALGLTLMLWQLCRQLRRGLATALPA
- the yajC gene encoding preprotein translocase subunit YajC; protein product: MPLVAMGLIFWLLIIRPQMRRQKEHQAKVAGLQKGDQVVTAGGLIAKVLRVDEHYVDLELAPGVKVKAVKSTIGDIVPPGGAQPAND
- a CDS encoding DUF6456 domain-containing protein, with translation MPQTLAERELTSEGPRRGAGVAKGRRSVTVNLGESPLTWLHARGHLSDRQFAAGERLRADWERAQLAPCVTMKWHPVRGGGGGLSPAERQIAAKARFDGAVAMAGPGLADILWRVVCAGESLPVAEKGLAWPVRSGKLVLRLALDRVADFYCLG